A region from the Pelobates fuscus isolate aPelFus1 chromosome 1, aPelFus1.pri, whole genome shotgun sequence genome encodes:
- the LOC134586625 gene encoding B- and T-lymphocyte attenuator-like codes for MENFIRVKWRTCAVLITVSGINLFINHVTGNKSCTSNIDIPSNKEYNTSIGHPLALRCPVHFCPGEAPNVTWCKFEGYRCQPIDTDSRISYEWTELTQLYGIYLLHFISVNENDNGYYQCSVNHQNPQSEGKMLKVNMLSRPHEDNSSGDHGNVSKSWTTYVFIGLRFLLVIMAYSLLFVYIRRLKESHRVQQKTAIKNRVRYITAHKSSHKKRPAKVRVGAVPQRNIEDDPPTESFEMICEDSASCDDECTNSRLTQEQECV; via the exons ATGGAGAACTTTATTCGGGTCAAGTGGAGAACGTGTGCAGTGCTGATTACAGTCTCAGGTATCAACCTGTTCATCAATCATGTGACTG GAAACAAGTCTTGTACAAGCAATATAGACATTCCGAGTAACAAGGAATACAATACATCTATAGGACACCCCCTCGCCTTAAGGTGTCCAGTCCATTTCTGCCCTGGGGAAGCCCCCAATGTGACTTGGTGCAAGTTCGAAGGATACAGATGTCAGCCTATAGATACAGACTCCAGGATCTCTTATGAATGGACAGAACTGACTCAACTTTATGGGATTTATCTTTTGCACTTTATATCAGTTAATGAAAATGACAACGGATACTATCAATGTTCTGTGAATCACCAAAATCCACAATCAGAGGGCAAAATGCTGAAAGTTAATATGTTGA GCAGACCTCATGAGGATAACTCATCTGGTGACCACGGGAACGTCAGCAAGTCCTGGACGACGTACGTTTTTATTGGTCTCCGGTTCCTGTTGGTCATTATGGCTTACTCATTGTTATTTGTATATATTCGTAGACTCAAAG aaAGCCATCGGGTACAGCAGAAGACCGCCATAAAGAACAGG GTTAGATATATAACTGCTCATAAATCGTCACACAAGAAGAGACCAGCAAAGGTTCGAGTTGGTGCTGTCCCTCAACGCAATATAGAAGATGACCCACCTACAGAGTCATTCGAAATGATTTGCGAAGATTCTGCCTCTTGCGATGATGAATGTACAAACAGCCGTTTAACGCAGGAGCAAGAATGTGTCTAG